Genomic DNA from Thermotoga petrophila RKU-1:
GAGCAAGGGAAGACGAGCTCACGGACAGGGTTCTGGGTTTGAGAGAGAAAGTGAAGGAACTCGAAAAGAAACTCTCTCAGGGAAGGATTTCCGAAGAAAAGATAGCCATGAAACAGCTGGAAGATGGTGCGAGGGTCTTCTACGCTGTTTTTGAAGATGTCGAAGCAAAACACCTTGGAGGAATAGCGGACAACGTTTTGAAAAAGGAAAGGGAAGGCATTGTTATTCTCCTCAGTAAGTTCGAAGACAAGGTTTCCCTCGTTGTGAAGGTTTCTGAGAATCTCCTTGACAAGTACGATGCCTCTTCCATAGCACGGAACATAGCGAAGGAACTCGGTGGAAGTGGAGGGGGCCGAAGGAATTTTGCCCAGGCGGGTGGAAGACATCCGGAAAAGATAAGAGGCGTTCTGGAACGTCTCGAAGAGTTTCTGAGGTGAAACTCTGTGGAACTTGTCGTTGATGCTCATGAACTCAAAGAGTGGGTCTATCTGCTCGATAAACTGGTTGGAACAACCGAACCCACTGCGAGATTTCTCAGTTTCTTTTACAGAGATGGGCTCTGGGTGAGTGCGAGCGACAACTGTGCTAAAGTGGAGATATTCCTGGGGGAGATACCCCGATTCGAAGGCAGCAGGATCGTTTCTCTAGATCTTGTGAAGTATTTTTTGAGTGATGTTAGAGTCAGTGATGTTCGAATCACCGTCCTTCAGGAACGGCTCGTTCTGAGAGCGGGGAATGAAGTTCTGGACGTTCGGTGCAAAACGGGAGAAATTCCTCCAGGAGATGGCGAAGAGGAATTTCTCTGCACACTCACGAAGCGTGAATTCGAAGGAGCGTTGAACTTTGCCAGTTCTAATCTCGACGAAGGGGAATTCCTGATTCTTCTTTTTGAGGAAAAAGATGTTTTGATGTTTGGATCATCAGCAGGCATTATGACCCTCGCACAGATCTCTACAATTCCGAAGAATCCCTTTTCTACAAAAATTCCGTACGTCACGGTGAGGCACATTTTCAAAGCTTTTCAAAGACTGGATGTTCAGACTCTGGACTTCTATGAGAAATCTGGAAAACTCGTGGTGAAGTATCCTCATTTTGTTATGGAAGTTTGTGGTGACGAAGTGAAAGAAGGAGAGATCAAAAAACTGAGGGCTTTGCTGGAAGAAAAGACCGTAGAACGGATAGAAGCGAAGAAGCAGGTCCTTGCAAAGCTCGTGAGAAAAGCCTCAGTGCTCTCAAGAGGAGATTACGCCACGATCTCAAGAAGAGGGGAAAGTCTGAAAGTTCAGGTAAAACGAAAGAATCTCAGTTACACTGCGGAACTTTTTGTGGAATCCGGAAGAGATTTTGTTGTGGTGTTTCCTTCGAAGAAATTGAGAAGTGCCCTCGCACGGATGGACACCGAAAGGATATTTCTTGAGATCACAGAAAGGTTCCTGAAGATCTCCAATTTTTCAGGAACCAGAGTTATCTACCTTGAACTTGAGGAGTTCTTCTAATTCCTCCTCGGAGAAAACGTATTTTGTGTTGCACCACTTACAGACGACCTCTCCTTTCCCTTCTTTTCGCATGTCCTCCAGTTCTTTTTTGTCCAGAACGAGAAGGGCGTTTTTGGCTTTTTCCCTGTTGCAATCACATTTGTACCTTATTTCCGCTGTTTCGACGAATCCTACCTTCTCACCGAATATTCTTTCCAGAACGTCCAGAGGTTCTGCTTTTTGGAAAAGCTCGGTTATGTACGGAAGATTCTTTATGTTCCTTTCGATCAATTCCACCTTCTCCTGTTCAAGGGTGCGATCGATGATTTGAACGGCGAATCCTCCCGCGATCTTCACACCGCCTGAGTCCACAAGAACACCGATGGAAAAAGCGGATGGTATCTGTTCAGAAACCGCGAAATAATAAGCCAGATCTTCGGCGATCTCACCGCTCACCAAAGGTAACTGAGAGACAAAGGGGGTTTTCAACCCAAGATCTCTTACTACCCTGAGAACACCCTGACCGATAGCACCGGCAACATCAAACTTTCCCTTTTCATTTAAGGGCAGTTCCACCTTGGGATTTGCCACATATCCCCTGACAGTGAATTCACTGGTCGACTGTGCAACGACTCTCCTTATCGGTCCGTTTCCCTCTATGTCCAGCGTCCACCTTTCTTTTTCGGCGAGCCATGGTGTCACAAGAGCTGCACCGATGAGGGCTCTTCCCAGAACCACCGTGGCGAGGTATGAAAGGCTGTGCCTGTTTCGAGCCTCTTCCACCACTTCTCTCATTCGAACGATCGAAAATCTCACCTTGTGATCGAACATCGTGCCGTAATAAATCATGGTATCCTCTCCCATTCTCTGGCGATGATTCTCGCCAGTTCCAGATCTTCTTTAAACGTCACTTTGAAACACAGAGGATCTCCTTCGACCAAAGCTATTTTCACTCCGAGCTTTTGAACGGGTTCCGTGTCGTCTGCCCATTCGCCACCGTTTTCATGGGCCTTTTTCAAAATCTCGTAAGAAAAAGCCTGCGGTGTAAGAATTCTGTACACTCCTTTTCTTGGGATGTATTCCATTCTGTCGTTCTCAACTCTTACGAGCGCATCGGAATTCTTCAACGCGAGGGTTGCCGCTCCCGTTTCGCGGGCTCTTCTGAGAACCTCAGACACGTGTTTCTTTCTCAGAAACGGTCGTGCTGAGTCGTGTACGAGAACGTAAGAGGGAGAGAACTTTTCAAGAAATTCGAGGGCGCTTCTCACACTCTGGCTTCGTGTATCTCCACCCTCGACAATTCCGAGTACTTTTTCGTGGAACACTCTTTTCTCTACAACTTCGAACCACTCTCTTCGTGTCACTATTACAACACCATCTATCGCTTCACTTTTCAAAAACGTGGAAAGCGGATACTCGAAAAGCATCCTTCCCTCTATCTCGAGGAACTGTTTTGGAACGTTTTCAGACATTCTTTCACCTTTTCCCGCTGCAAGGAGAATCGCTACGTTCATGCGTTTTCTGTCTCCTTCTTCTTGCTTTTTTGATACTGATGGAAGTAGTTGAGCTTCAGGGTGGAGAGAACTCCCTCCATTTCTCGGCGAACTTCCTCATCCACGAGGTCCTTTATCCTGTTGAATATCGCGTCGAGCGTGTCTATTCCAAGTCGTGCTTCTTCGAGATCTTGATAGAAATCTCCGTATTCGTCTTCTGTGAGGCCGAGCCGTGCCCAGCATCGAGCACTTATGGTGCTGAAGAAGAGGAGTATGAGATCCTTCATGGAGAGTTTTTCTTTCTTTTCCTCCACGGATCGTCACCTCCTCTCTATCTTCAGACCGTATTCGTCCGCGTCGACCAGAACCCTGTCTCCCTCTTTTATCTCTCCCTCCAGTATTTTATCCGCTATCATCGACTCGAGTTCGAGTTCTATGATTCTTCGGAGTGGTCTTGCGCCGAGAGACGGCACGTAACCCGCCTCTGCCAGGTAATCTTTCGCCCTTTCTGTGAGCTCGATGGAGATGTTCTTCTCTTTCAGTATTTCCTGGAGCTGTCTCACCATGATTTCCACTATCTTCTTCACCTCTTCCATCGTGAGCGGTTTGAAGTAAACTATGGCGTCTATTCTGTTCAGGAACTCGGGTTTGAAGGTGTTTCGAAGTTCTCTTTCTATCTCAATTCTCACACCGTTTTCCGACATTTCGAGGATCTTCTCGCTTCCTATGTTGCTCGTCATGATGATGATGGTGTTTCTGAAGTCCACAGTGTTTCCTTTTCCATCGGTCAATCGCCCGTCTTCGAACACCTGAAGCAGGATGTTGAATACGTCTGGATGTGCCTTTTCTATCTCATCGAGGAGAATCACACTGTAGGGCCTTTTTCTCACAGCCTCGGTGAGCTGTCCTCCCTCTTCGTAACCCACGTAACCCGGAGGTGCCCCTATGAGTCTGGCAACGGAGTGTTTCTCCATGTACTCACTCATGTCGAGCCTGATCATGGCGTCTTCACTGCCGAAGAGCACATCTGCGAGAGTTCTGGCGAGTTCTGTCTTTCCCACGCCCGTTGGTCCGAGGAACAGAAAGACACCGATGGGCCTTCTCGGATTTTTGATACCAACCCTTGCGCGTCTTATGGTCCGCGCCACTATCTTCACGGCTTCCTCCTGATTCACCAGGCGCTGGTGTATGAATTCTTCGAGTTTCAGGAGTTTCTCTCTTTCGGATTCCATGATTCGAGACACGGGAATGCCGGTCCACTGTTCCACGATCCTTGCCACAACGTTCTCATCGACAACCGGTTCCACCTTTTCTTGTTTTTTCCTTTTTTCTTCGTATTCGTTTTTCAATCTCTGGAGTTCGACCTTCAGCTTTGCCGCTTCTTCGTATTCTCCCTTCACAACGGCGTCGTTTATTTTTTCCTCAAGGTTTTTGATCTCTTCTTCGAGTTTCAGGAGTTCTTCTGAAGGGTACGAGGATTCAAGGCGAACATAAGCGGCCGCTTCGTCTATCAGATCAACGGCCTTGTCCGGGAGGAATCTGTTTGTTATGTATCGCGCGGAGAGTTTCGCCGCAGTCTCCAGAGCGTCATCCGTTATCTTCACGTGATGATGTTCTTCAAAGACCTTTCTTAACCCTTTCAATATTTCAATCGTCTGCTCGACCGTCGGCTCTTCCACTATGACCGGCTGGAATCTTCTCTCAAGCGCCCTGTCTTTTTCTATGTATTTTCTGTACTCCTCAACGGTGGTTGCTCCTATTATCTGAATCTCTCCCGTTGTGAGTTCTGGTTTCATTATGTTCGCGGCATCGAGAGCACCTTCGGCTGCTCCCGCTCCTACCACCGTGTGAACCTCGTCGATGAAGAGTATTACTTCTCCTTTTTTTCTCTTCAATTCATCGAGGAGGCGTTTCAGTCTTTCTTCAAAATCTCCTCTGAAACGGGTCCCTGCCACCAGTCTGCCCATGTCGAGTTTTAAGACTCTGACGTTTCTCAAAAACAGAGGAACTTTCCCTTCAACTATTCTCTGGGCGAGCCCCTCGACGACAGCTGTCTTTCCCACTCCCGGGTCTCCTATGAGGACCGGGTTGTTCTTTGTTCTTCTGGACAGTATCTGTATCACCCTTCTGATTTCCTTTTCACGATCTACTACAGGCATGAGCTTTTTTTCGCGGGCTAGCTGTGTGAGATCCATTGTGAAGCGAGCGAGCGCTTCCACGTTCTCTGCCTCATCTGTTTTACCCGTTGATCTGATCTTCCTTATTGCTTCATAGACTCTCTCAGGTGTCACACCATATCTCGAGAGAATTCGGAACGCCGTGGAATCGGGTGACAGGACCATTCCCAAAATAAGGTGCTCGGTTCCTATTTTTGAATCTCCCATTCTTCTCGCTTCTTCTCGCGCTTTTTCAATGACGTGCCTCGCGTCCGGAGTTATGAAAATCTGAGAAACAGATGCTCCTTCAGGAACTCTAACTCCGTATTTCCCAATGAACACCTCCACCTCATCTTTGAGCCTGTTTATGTCCACGTTCAGCTCCTTCAGAAGCTCCACACCAACGTTGTTTCCTTCTTCCAATATCGCAAGCAGTATGTGCTCACTGGAAAGCTGATTTTGTCTGTATCGGGTCATTATATCCTGAATGCTCATCATCACTTTCTGCGCCTTTTCCGTGTACTCTTCCAGATTGAACATGTAGCATCACCTCCCAGAAAAATCTTACCACGTGGTGTGTTAATATTTCTAATAAAGACACTGGAAGGAGATGATTATGAAGAGGAATCTACTCTTAGCTCTGATCATAGGCCTCGGTGCCACGGCTCTCATGGTTTCCTTTTGGGGCAGCGGTGATGCGTGGAAGGAGTTGAAGAACGTAGAACCACTCTTCTTGATGGTTCTTTCACTGAACTTTTCAGGTATTGTTTTAGTGGACGCCTTCAGAACCAAGATACTTCTGAAAGATGTTCCTTTCGGAACCTGTGTGGCCAACTCTCTTTGGGGATTCTATGTGGGGGCAGTAACACCTTTCGCTGCGGGAGGGCAGCCTTTCCAGATCTATCATCTCACAAAGGCTGGAATTCCCTTTGAAAAATCGGCATCTGCGATAGCGGTGAGGTTTTTCTCTTCTTTCTCATTTTCCGTCATCTCCGGTTTTGCCTTCTTCATGGTCTATTTTGATACCTTCGAAGAACTCGGTATCCTCGGTGACTTTTTCTTTGCAGGAATAGTTCTGGCTTTGCTTTTCTACGTTTTCATAATCCTCCTGTCCTTCAGTAAGGGTTTTCTGCGAAGATTCTTCATGTCACGACTTGTTTTGAAGATCTTCACGTTTTTCTCCAGAAAATCTGAAGACGATTTAAAAAGACTCGTGGAGGAAAGAATACTTGGATACGTTTCGGCCACCAGGGAGTTCTGAAAAGCTTCCAAACTGAAGTTTTTAGCGGTAGCGATTCTGTCGGGTTTGATGGTCGTGCTAATACACACGAGTACTTATTTTGCGATGAAAGCCGTCAATCGTAATGTGAATGTTTCTCTGTTCCAGGTGGTCAGTATCCAGCTTGCTCTCAGCCTGATTGTGTATTTTGCTCCTACACCCGGTGCCAGCGGTGCAACGGAACTGGCTTACTACGTTGTATACTCGAACATAATCGAAAAGACTGATGCGATGGTATCCATGCTCGTCTGGAGATTCTTCAATTATTATCTGTTCATAATTTTGGGGATTCTTCTTGGACTGGGGAGGTTAACAAAAAAACCGGAGGGAAAATCCTCCGGCTGATTTTGTGGTGCCGAGGGCGGGACTTGAACCCGCACGGGCCGAAGCCACATGGCCCTCAACCATGCGTGTCTGCCAGTTCCACCACCTCGGCAACTCCGACATATATAATAGCACAGGTTTTCACCCTTTTCAAGTACCCTCATCGGAAATTTTTCTGTTAAATGTTGAACGGCATCGAACTGGATGGTTGACATAGTCAGATGCTTGTAGTATCATAATTAAACGGAATGGGTGCGTAGCTCAGTGGGAGAGCGCTTCCTTGACGAGGAAGAGGTCGCAGGTTCAATCCCTGCCGCACCCACCACAGAGGAGCCTTCAGGCTCCTCTTTTCTTTTTCAGAACGAAGAATATATGACCGGCCTTCCAGATGATGTTTCTGTCCTTTGAAAGTTCCCGTTCCAGCTGGAAGATGGTTTCTTTCCTTTCACTGATCTGTTCGTCCGAGTATTCCATCACACCGATTCCGCGGATATCTACCGTCTCAAATCCTTCCAGAGAATCCAAATCTTCTGGTTTGAAGGCGTAAGAATTGAAAGAAAAGAGTGTGGTTCCCACACTTGTGGTTTGTGTTTTCAAAAAGTGTGTTATTTGATCCCACGCGTCCTTTTCGATCATCTGCTGAAGAAAAGTGTAAAAGTTGTCCACGGTTGCTATCAACAATCCATCGGGTACAAGCACTCTTCTTATCTCTGAAAACGCTTTATCCTTGTTTTCAACGTAGCTCAGAACGTCGCCGAGAGCGAGAACTGCTTCAAAGGCACCTGAAGGAAAGGGGAGATCTTCCGCCCTGGCTTCAACGACGTTTTTGACACCCTTTTCCCTCGCAACCTCCAGCATCTCTTTCGATGGATCGACGAGAACTACTTCGAAACCTCTTTCCTGCAAGAACAGACTCCACTTTCCGGTTCCTCCACCGAGATCGAGAACTCTGCAGGGGTTTTTCAAATACTCCTCTAAGAAAGATCCGATCAGTCTGTGATAGAGCTTCCACTTCGGTGTTTCGTACATACTGTCGTACGCTCTTGCTATTCTGTCGTAGAATTCCCATGGCCTCAGTTTCATCGTTTCACCTTCAGAAAAACAAGTTCGGTCTCACCGTAATCTTTTCTTTTGACGACTTCAAAGTTTGAAAAATCCAGTTCGATTCTCTTACTCTTCTCCAGAACAGCCAAACTGTTTTCTTTCATGACTTTCGGAAGCAAGGAAAGTGTTTTGTTTATGATCTCTACATCGTTGTACGGAGGATCGAGAAAGACAACGTCGAACTTTTCATCGGTGTTTTGAAGAAAGTCCACTACGTTACTGTGAATGATCGTGGCTGTCTCGTTGAGTGATTCGAGATTCTTTCTGCATATACTGAGGGCACGCTTTGATCTGTCAACACAGACCACTCTTTCCGCTCCTCTGCTCAGAGCCTCACAGCTCACCACGCAGCTTCCGCAGAAGAGTTCGAGAAAGCTTTTTCCCTCGACGTCTATCATGTTGAACAGGGCGCTTCTCACAGAAGACATGGTGGGTCTGAAGAAATTTCCTGTTTTTAACTTCCTTCCCCTGTACTTTCCCCCTGTTATTCTCGTTTCTCCCATAAGAGTTTCATCACTTCCTCTACCTTCTTTTCGAGATCTTCGAGAGTGGAATTGTTCGCTACTACTATTCCCTGTGGAACGATGTCTTCCTGAAACTTCAAACGTCTGTCGGCTTCTCTGTTTCTCTCCAGTATCTTCTCTCTGCTTGCGACTACTGTGATGACGTGATCGCACAGCTGATCCAGTCCCATTCTTTTCAGAAGAGCGGCCTCTATTACTACGAGGCCGCTCGTTTTGTTTATTATTTCCTGTACC
This window encodes:
- a CDS encoding class I SAM-dependent methyltransferase, with amino-acid sequence MKLRPWEFYDRIARAYDSMYETPKWKLYHRLIGSFLEEYLKNPCRVLDLGGGTGKWSLFLQERGFEVVLVDPSKEMLEVAREKGVKNVVEARAEDLPFPSGAFEAVLALGDVLSYVENKDKAFSEIRRVLVPDGLLIATVDNFYTFLQQMIEKDAWDQITHFLKTQTTSVGTTLFSFNSYAFKPEDLDSLEGFETVDIRGIGVMEYSDEQISERKETIFQLERELSKDRNIIWKAGHIFFVLKKKRGA
- a CDS encoding ATP-dependent Clp protease ATP-binding subunit; amino-acid sequence: MFNLEEYTEKAQKVMMSIQDIMTRYRQNQLSSEHILLAILEEGNNVGVELLKELNVDINRLKDEVEVFIGKYGVRVPEGASVSQIFITPDARHVIEKAREEARRMGDSKIGTEHLILGMVLSPDSTAFRILSRYGVTPERVYEAIRKIRSTGKTDEAENVEALARFTMDLTQLAREKKLMPVVDREKEIRRVIQILSRRTKNNPVLIGDPGVGKTAVVEGLAQRIVEGKVPLFLRNVRVLKLDMGRLVAGTRFRGDFEERLKRLLDELKRKKGEVILFIDEVHTVVGAGAAEGALDAANIMKPELTTGEIQIIGATTVEEYRKYIEKDRALERRFQPVIVEEPTVEQTIEILKGLRKVFEEHHHVKITDDALETAAKLSARYITNRFLPDKAVDLIDEAAAYVRLESSYPSEELLKLEEEIKNLEEKINDAVVKGEYEEAAKLKVELQRLKNEYEEKRKKQEKVEPVVDENVVARIVEQWTGIPVSRIMESEREKLLKLEEFIHQRLVNQEEAVKIVARTIRRARVGIKNPRRPIGVFLFLGPTGVGKTELARTLADVLFGSEDAMIRLDMSEYMEKHSVARLIGAPPGYVGYEEGGQLTEAVRKRPYSVILLDEIEKAHPDVFNILLQVFEDGRLTDGKGNTVDFRNTIIIMTSNIGSEKILEMSENGVRIEIERELRNTFKPEFLNRIDAIVYFKPLTMEEVKKIVEIMVRQLQEILKEKNISIELTERAKDYLAEAGYVPSLGARPLRRIIELELESMIADKILEGEIKEGDRVLVDADEYGLKIERR
- the hslO gene encoding Hsp33 family molecular chaperone HslO is translated as MIYYGTMFDHKVRFSIVRMREVVEEARNRHSLSYLATVVLGRALIGAALVTPWLAEKERWTLDIEGNGPIRRVVAQSTSEFTVRGYVANPKVELPLNEKGKFDVAGAIGQGVLRVVRDLGLKTPFVSQLPLVSGEIAEDLAYYFAVSEQIPSAFSIGVLVDSGGVKIAGGFAVQIIDRTLEQEKVELIERNIKNLPYITELFQKAEPLDVLERIFGEKVGFVETAEIRYKCDCNREKAKNALLVLDKKELEDMRKEGKGEVVCKWCNTKYVFSEEELEELLKFKVDNSGS
- the coaE gene encoding dephospho-CoA kinase (Dephospho-CoA kinase (CoaE) performs the final step in coenzyme A biosynthesis.), with product MVIGVTGKIGTGKSTVCEILKNKYGAHVVNVDRIGHEVLEEVKEKLVELFGGSVLEDRKVNRKKLADIVFKSQENLKKLESIVHPLMKKRVQEIINKTSGLVVIEAALLKRMGLDQLCDHVITVVASREKILERNREADRRLKFQEDIVPQGIVVANNSTLEDLEKKVEEVMKLLWEKRE
- the rsmD gene encoding 16S rRNA (guanine(966)-N(2))-methyltransferase RsmD; amino-acid sequence: MGETRITGGKYRGRKLKTGNFFRPTMSSVRSALFNMIDVEGKSFLELFCGSCVVSCEALSRGAERVVCVDRSKRALSICRKNLESLNETATIIHSNVVDFLQNTDEKFDVVFLDPPYNDVEIINKTLSLLPKVMKENSLAVLEKSKRIELDFSNFEVVKRKDYGETELVFLKVKR
- a CDS encoding DUF1844 domain-containing protein; protein product: MEEKKEKLSMKDLILLFFSTISARCWARLGLTEDEYGDFYQDLEEARLGIDTLDAIFNRIKDLVDEEVRREMEGVLSTLKLNYFHQYQKSKKKETENA
- the ispD gene encoding 2-C-methyl-D-erythritol 4-phosphate cytidylyltransferase, encoding MNVAILLAAGKGERMSENVPKQFLEIEGRMLFEYPLSTFLKSEAIDGVVIVTRREWFEVVEKRVFHEKVLGIVEGGDTRSQSVRSALEFLEKFSPSYVLVHDSARPFLRKKHVSEVLRRARETGAATLALKNSDALVRVENDRMEYIPRKGVYRILTPQAFSYEILKKAHENGGEWADDTEPVQKLGVKIALVEGDPLCFKVTFKEDLELARIIAREWERIP